A stretch of Buteo buteo chromosome 9, bButBut1.hap1.1, whole genome shotgun sequence DNA encodes these proteins:
- the CHEK1 gene encoding serine/threonine-protein kinase Chk1: protein MAVPFVEDWDLVQTLGEGAYGEVQLAVNRRTEEAVAVKIVDMKRAADCPENIKKEICINKMLNHENVVKFYGHRREGATQYLFLEYCSGGELFDRIEPDIGMPEPEAQRFFQQLIAGVVYLHSIGITHRDLKPENLLLDERDNLKISDFGLATVFKHNGRERLLNKMCGTLPYVAPELLRRPEFRAEPVDVWACGVVLTAMLAGELPWDQPSDSCQEYSDWKERKTYLPPWKKIDSAPLALLHKILTESPTARITIPDIKKDRWYSKPLKKGIKRARVSSGGVADSPGGFSKHVRSDMDFSPVKSVLGEEKASYSTSQPEPGTGGTLWESGAASIDKLVQGISFSQPACPDHMLVNSQLLGTPGSSQSPWQRLVKRMTRFFTKLDADGSYRTLKEVCEKMGYGWKKSCTNQVTISTTDRRNNKLIFKVNLVEMESKILVDFRLSKGDGLEFKRHFLKIKGKLSDIVSTQKVWLPAT, encoded by the exons GGTGCAGCTGGCCGTCAACCGCCGCACCGAGGAAGCCGTGGCTGTGAAAATCGTGGACATGAAGCGAGCGGCTGACTGCCCGGAGAAcatcaagaaggaaatctgcaTCAACAAGATGCTCAACCATGAGAACGTCGTCAAATTTTACGGGCACAGGCGGGAAGGTGCCACGCAATACCTCTTCCTGGAGTACTGCAGCGGCGGCGAGCTCTTCGACCGCATCG AGCCGGATATTGGGATGCCGGAGCCAGAGGCGCAGCGTTTCTTCCAGCAGCTGATCGCCGGCGTG GTCTATCTGCACAGCATCGGCATCACCCACCGTGACCTGAAGCCGGAGAACCTGCTGCTGGATGAgcgag ATAACCTGAAAATCTCCGATTTTGGCTTGGCCACCGTCTTCAAGCACAACGGCCGGGAGCGGCTGCTCAACAAGATGTGCGGCACCCTGCCCTACGTGGCCCCCGAGCTGCTGCGGCGCCCCGAGTTCAGGGCTGAGCCCGTCGACGTCTGGGCTTGCGGCGTGGTGCTGACCGCCATGCTGGCCGGAG AACTGCCCTGGGACCAGCCCAGCGATAGCTGCCAGGAATACAGCgactggaaggagagaaaaacctACCTCCCGCCTTGGAAGAAGATCGATTCGGCACCCTTAG ctTTGCTGCACAAGATCCTGACAGAGAGCCCCACGGCGAGGATCACCATCCCCGACATCAAGAAGGACCGGTGGTACAGCAAACCCCTCAAAAAGG GCATCAAGCGGGCTCGTGTGTCCTCCGGGGGGGTCGCCGACTCGCCCGGTGGCTTCTCCAAGCACGTCCGATCCGATATGGACTTCTCGCCGGTGAAGAGCGTGCTCGG GGAGGAGAAAGCGAGCTACTCCACGTCCCAACCAGAGCCCGGCACCGGCGGGACGCTCTGGGAGAGCGGGGCGGCCAGCATCGACAAACTCGTGCAGGGCATCAGCTTCTCCCAGCCCGCCTGCCCCGACCACATGCTGGTCAACAGCCAGCTCCTCGGCACCCCGGGCTCTTCCCAG AGCCCGTGGCAGCGGCTGGTGAAGCGGATGACGCGCTTCTTCACCAAACTGGACGCCGACGGCTCGTACCGCACCCTGAAAGAGGTCTGTGAGAAGATGGGGTACGGCTGGAAGAAAAGCTGCACGAACCAG GTCACCATCTCGACCACGGACAGGAGGAACAACAAACTCATCTTCAAGGTGAACCTGGTGGAGATGGAGAGCAAGATTTTGGTGGACTTTCGCCTCTCCAAG GGCGACGGCCTGGAGTTCAAGAGACATTTCCTGAAAATCAAGGGCAAGCTCAGCGACATCGTCAGCACCCAGAAAGTCTGGCTGCCCGCCACCTga